In Caballeronia insecticola, the following are encoded in one genomic region:
- the tnpC gene encoding IS66 family transposase, whose product MKAPELSRLPRAAKAYIHELEAGLAERDAKIDELAKRLDALEEQYRLALARQYAPKSEKRKDRVFNEAEEVAEGDAVDEGDFDAPALPNTGLPELGKPESRKRGRKPLPADLPRERIEYDLSDDQKICPCCGKAMHRMGEEVSEQLHMAVKVSVLQHARFKYACRHCERHGTQTPIVVAPMPAQPLPGSHASPSMIAAVTAGKYVDGTPLYRMEDVLARANIAISRGTLANWIIRPAELHYKRIYDALKTVLLGQWLIHGDETTVQVLKEKDRKAQDASYMWVYRSAEDSERPVVLFEYQPGRGQEYPKAFLGNYAGTLMTDGWSAWRTVKSATHLGCLAHGRRMFMDALKGQKNKPSPRITWALEFVQALYQVEALAKQTLPEGEALANYRYRRRQHHSVPLLSAFKAWLDELAPKVLPKSLFGEAVGYCLRQWQYLIRYVDDGRSPVDNNVIERDIRPFATARKSWLFSDTEAGAKASAVVYSLMLTCRACGVEPHAWLLHVLTELPQRAPDADIRDLLPFNYAKRQAEASVS is encoded by the coding sequence ATGAAAGCCCCTGAACTCTCGCGATTGCCGCGGGCCGCCAAGGCCTACATCCACGAACTCGAAGCCGGTCTCGCAGAACGCGACGCCAAGATCGACGAACTGGCCAAGCGCCTCGATGCGCTCGAAGAGCAATATCGCCTTGCGTTGGCCCGACAGTACGCGCCGAAGAGCGAGAAGCGCAAGGACCGCGTGTTCAATGAGGCTGAAGAAGTCGCTGAAGGGGATGCGGTTGACGAGGGCGACTTCGACGCGCCCGCTTTGCCGAACACCGGGTTGCCGGAGCTCGGTAAGCCAGAATCCCGCAAGCGTGGCCGCAAACCGCTGCCTGCGGATCTTCCGCGCGAGCGTATCGAATACGATCTGTCCGATGACCAGAAGATCTGCCCGTGCTGTGGCAAAGCGATGCACCGGATGGGCGAGGAAGTCAGCGAGCAGTTGCACATGGCGGTCAAGGTGTCGGTGCTGCAGCATGCGCGCTTCAAGTACGCGTGCCGTCACTGTGAGCGTCACGGCACGCAAACGCCGATCGTGGTCGCCCCGATGCCGGCGCAGCCCTTGCCTGGCAGCCATGCAAGTCCGTCGATGATCGCCGCTGTCACGGCCGGGAAGTATGTCGATGGCACGCCGCTGTACCGGATGGAGGATGTGCTCGCGCGCGCGAACATCGCGATCAGCCGCGGCACGCTGGCCAACTGGATCATCCGCCCCGCCGAGTTGCACTACAAGCGGATCTACGACGCGCTCAAGACGGTTCTGCTGGGTCAGTGGCTGATTCACGGCGACGAGACTACGGTCCAGGTCCTCAAGGAAAAGGATCGAAAAGCGCAGGACGCGTCGTATATGTGGGTCTATCGAAGCGCCGAGGACAGCGAGCGGCCGGTCGTGTTGTTCGAGTACCAGCCGGGGCGTGGCCAGGAATACCCCAAGGCCTTCCTTGGAAATTACGCGGGCACGTTGATGACGGACGGGTGGTCAGCATGGCGGACGGTTAAATCGGCGACGCACCTCGGATGCCTTGCCCACGGGCGCAGAATGTTTATGGATGCGCTGAAAGGACAGAAGAACAAGCCCAGTCCCCGTATCACCTGGGCGCTCGAATTCGTCCAGGCGCTGTACCAAGTTGAGGCGCTCGCCAAACAAACCTTACCGGAGGGCGAGGCGCTGGCAAATTACCGTTACCGCCGGCGGCAACACCACAGCGTGCCATTGCTGAGCGCCTTCAAGGCATGGCTTGACGAACTGGCGCCGAAGGTCTTGCCGAAGAGTCTGTTCGGCGAGGCGGTCGGCTACTGCCTCAGGCAATGGCAGTACCTGATCCGCTACGTAGACGACGGGCGATCCCCCGTTGATAACAATGTCATCGAGCGCGACATCAGGCCGTTTGCCACAGCGAGAAAATCGTGGCTGTTCAGCGACACGGAAGCCGGTGCGAAAGCAAGCGCGGTCGTCTACAGTCTGATGCTCACGTGCCGAGCTTGCGGCGTCGAACCACATGCCTGGCTGCTGCACGTGCTAACCGAGTTGCCGCAGCGGGCCCCGGACGCTGACATCCGCGACCTGCTGCCATTCAACTACGCCAAGCGGCAGGCCGAGGCAAGCGTCAGCTGA
- the tnpB gene encoding IS66 family insertion sequence element accessory protein TnpB (TnpB, as the term is used for proteins encoded by IS66 family insertion elements, is considered an accessory protein, since TnpC, encoded by a neighboring gene, is a DDE family transposase.), with product MFRFDDDLRIYLHREPIDFRCGLNTLVTVVEQSMQLDPFARAVFAFHNRKRDRVKLVLYDRAGFWLLMKRLEADHLIWPRRQQAVIEFTTEQLHLLLDGVDVDAVRRHPTRQYTHTG from the coding sequence ATGTTCCGCTTTGACGATGATCTGCGGATCTACCTGCATCGCGAACCAATCGACTTCCGCTGCGGACTGAATACACTGGTGACAGTGGTCGAGCAATCGATGCAACTTGATCCGTTCGCGCGAGCCGTCTTTGCATTCCACAATCGTAAGCGTGATCGCGTGAAGCTTGTGCTCTATGACCGGGCTGGCTTCTGGCTCCTGATGAAGCGACTCGAGGCGGACCATTTGATATGGCCCCGCCGTCAGCAGGCAGTGATCGAGTTCACCACCGAACAGCTTCACCTGCTGCTAGATGGCGTCGATGTCGACGCGGTGCGCCGTCATCCCACGCGGCAGTACACCCACACGGGCTAA
- the tnpA gene encoding IS66-like element accessory protein TnpA yields MTPDTIDLEFLPLKVTHVSAKGKRSFDPDGKRRLVEACLRPGASLAGLALKAGVNANQLRKWVDMYRKAGVVADPPRTSEPEPSAFVPVVTIGNATLKAAEPTATLAIRRDSPSAPTLAPPQARLSVRLPNGVAIDMECSVQDMSLVKAMIVALGAG; encoded by the coding sequence ATGACGCCTGACACGATTGACCTCGAGTTTCTGCCGCTGAAGGTGACGCACGTTTCGGCAAAGGGCAAACGATCATTCGATCCTGATGGGAAACGTCGCTTGGTCGAGGCATGCCTGCGGCCTGGCGCGTCGCTTGCCGGTTTGGCGCTGAAGGCAGGAGTGAATGCCAACCAACTGCGCAAGTGGGTCGACATGTACCGCAAGGCAGGCGTCGTTGCCGATCCACCGAGGACGAGCGAGCCCGAACCTTCTGCGTTTGTTCCCGTGGTTACGATCGGGAACGCGACACTGAAGGCGGCAGAGCCGACGGCGACGTTGGCGATACGTCGCGATTCTCCCTCAGCGCCGACGTTGGCGCCGCCGCAAGCGCGCCTGTCCGTAAGACTGCCCAATGGCGTCGCGATCGATATGGAATGCTCAGTGCAGGACATGTCACTGGTCAAGGCGATGATCGTGGCGTTGGGAGCGGGTTGA
- a CDS encoding TniB family NTP-binding protein: MRPQVKFLANDLRASIVLVGTDDAVVALQSDTQMVSRFTPFEIPRWHESDAFRRLLSAFERTLPLRRPSDLALREIVQYVLAASEGLTGEVSRILNAAAELAIRDGNESINLHHLEQVTYLAVH, encoded by the coding sequence TTGCGTCCGCAAGTCAAGTTTCTCGCCAACGACCTCCGTGCCAGCATCGTTCTCGTGGGTACCGACGACGCGGTAGTCGCCCTGCAGAGCGATACGCAAATGGTGAGCCGATTTACACCGTTCGAGATTCCGCGCTGGCACGAAAGCGATGCGTTTCGTCGGCTGCTGTCGGCGTTCGAACGCACATTACCGCTACGTCGTCCGTCTGATCTCGCGCTACGCGAGATCGTGCAATACGTCCTGGCTGCCAGCGAGGGACTCACCGGCGAAGTGTCGCGGATCTTGAACGCCGCTGCAGAACTGGCGATTCGTGACGGCAATGAATCGATCAATCTGCATCATCTCGAGCAGGTAACTTACCTTGCCGTCCATTAG
- a CDS encoding TniQ family protein, with protein sequence MPSISLRPWPVAPRPFDDEAFGSWFGRVASRYQLSVIQAWAINHLGPFPPLTNAGWILFPPLPASTLNVLATLARLDVDSLMQIQTRPDWLKARSKLPYCFVCLTVNPADVFAPRWKSRWLDPETVVCEEHGTVLDRIPIGLPKQARNMTSLLSLVSKYRRVIARSRLAWRY encoded by the coding sequence TTGCCGTCCATTAGTCTGCGTCCATGGCCAGTAGCGCCTCGCCCGTTCGACGATGAGGCCTTCGGGAGTTGGTTCGGGCGTGTCGCCAGCCGCTACCAGTTGAGCGTCATTCAGGCGTGGGCGATCAATCACCTTGGACCATTCCCGCCGTTGACGAACGCCGGATGGATCTTATTCCCTCCCCTACCTGCCAGCACGCTCAACGTCCTTGCCACGCTCGCTCGTTTGGACGTTGATAGTCTCATGCAGATTCAAACGCGACCTGACTGGCTGAAGGCCCGCTCGAAACTCCCGTACTGTTTTGTTTGCTTGACAGTTAATCCAGCCGATGTCTTCGCGCCACGCTGGAAAAGCCGGTGGCTCGATCCAGAAACCGTAGTGTGCGAGGAACACGGGACGGTGTTGGACCGAATTCCGATAGGACTTCCGAAACAAGCTCGAAACATGACGAGTCTGCTATCGCTCGTCAGCAAGTATCGACGTGTCATCGCTAGATCGAGGCTCGCTTGGCGGTATTAG
- a CDS encoding phage integrase family protein, whose product MKTRLPSPAPDASLPDLPAQPELAGFPSADELAALRAWTAGLSSREAVRRFLPHEPTTSARGAIGRIRRQLINRAQQVKRADLAEVLRHPAVEREQHAQAAAQAIEALRHARPPVPDIVDPVEHWFSPRTVRALHAYGIVTLADLTVRIPRRRQWWTVIPDLGAASAKAIEAFFAAYPSLTERARALILSEPRGIVVPWESLSLPHEVDGSAGTFRAPTATCTLDADNDYQAVQSWLSLQESSATQRTYRKEAERLILWAIVERGRALSSLTTEDAVAYRTFLRRPTPHARWVGPLRPRSSPNWRPFAGALSVRSTAHALSILNALFRWLIEQRYVLANPFSGVKVRGAARATAIDATRAFTESEWQLIRVIADGLEYSYGWSAPAAQRLRFLLDFGVATGLRAGELIGTTLRQIETDPSGLHWLRVTGKGAKVGKVALPPLAWNALTTYLVARQLPVSSGRWNLNTPLISHLDSDSNQAISGVRLWAVLKRFFRQVAQVLETDHPPLADKLRAATPHWMRHSHASLALSKGAELTSVRDNLRHASVATTSIYLHSDDVKRARQLTDVFGAKSSIEK is encoded by the coding sequence ATGAAAACGCGTCTGCCCTCCCCCGCGCCGGATGCCTCCCTGCCCGATCTTCCCGCTCAGCCCGAGTTGGCCGGGTTTCCGAGCGCCGATGAGCTGGCCGCGCTGCGCGCGTGGACCGCTGGCCTGTCCTCGCGTGAAGCGGTGCGACGCTTCTTGCCACATGAGCCGACGACGTCGGCCCGCGGCGCGATCGGTCGCATTCGCCGCCAGCTGATCAACCGGGCGCAGCAGGTCAAGCGCGCCGACCTCGCGGAGGTGCTTCGCCACCCTGCAGTGGAGCGTGAGCAGCACGCCCAAGCCGCGGCGCAGGCGATCGAAGCGCTTCGCCACGCGCGCCCTCCCGTGCCTGACATCGTCGACCCCGTCGAGCACTGGTTCTCGCCTCGCACGGTGCGCGCGCTGCACGCGTACGGCATCGTCACACTGGCCGATTTGACTGTGCGCATTCCGCGGCGGCGCCAATGGTGGACCGTCATTCCCGACCTGGGGGCCGCCAGCGCGAAAGCGATCGAAGCGTTCTTTGCGGCGTATCCTTCCCTCACCGAGCGGGCGCGTGCGTTGATCCTGTCTGAACCGCGCGGGATCGTCGTGCCGTGGGAGTCACTCAGCCTGCCGCATGAGGTCGATGGGTCGGCGGGCACTTTCCGGGCACCGACCGCCACCTGCACCCTCGATGCCGACAACGACTACCAAGCGGTCCAGTCGTGGCTCTCCTTGCAGGAGTCGTCCGCGACCCAGCGCACCTATCGAAAAGAAGCCGAGCGCCTGATCCTGTGGGCGATCGTTGAACGCGGCCGGGCGTTGTCGTCGCTGACCACCGAAGATGCAGTGGCGTACCGGACGTTCTTGCGCCGGCCGACCCCGCACGCGCGGTGGGTGGGGCCGTTGCGCCCGCGCAGCTCGCCCAATTGGCGCCCGTTCGCCGGCGCCCTGTCGGTGCGCTCCACGGCGCACGCGCTCTCCATTCTGAATGCGTTGTTTCGTTGGCTGATCGAGCAGCGCTACGTGTTGGCGAACCCGTTTTCGGGGGTCAAGGTGCGCGGCGCGGCGCGTGCGACGGCGATCGATGCCACGCGCGCTTTCACGGAAAGCGAGTGGCAGCTCATCCGGGTGATCGCTGACGGCCTCGAATACTCCTACGGCTGGTCGGCACCGGCCGCGCAACGGCTGCGGTTTCTGCTCGACTTCGGCGTGGCAACCGGACTCCGGGCGGGCGAACTGATAGGCACGACGCTGCGACAGATCGAGACCGATCCCAGCGGACTGCACTGGTTGCGGGTCACCGGCAAAGGGGCAAAAGTTGGCAAAGTCGCCCTGCCGCCCCTGGCCTGGAATGCGCTGACGACCTATCTAGTCGCCCGGCAATTGCCGGTCTCGTCGGGACGCTGGAATTTGAATACACCACTCATCAGCCATCTGGACTCGGACTCGAATCAGGCGATTAGCGGCGTTCGCCTCTGGGCAGTATTGAAACGGTTCTTTCGGCAAGTCGCTCAGGTGCTTGAAACGGATCACCCCCCTCTTGCCGATAAGTTGCGCGCGGCGACCCCGCACTGGATGCGACATTCGCACGCTTCGTTGGCGCTCTCCAAGGGCGCGGAACTCACGTCGGTTCGCGACAATCTGCGGCATGCGTCGGTGGCGACGACGTCAATCTACTTGCATTCGGATGACGTAAAACGCGCGCGTCAATTGACGGACGTATTCGGCGCGAAATCGTCAATCGAGAAGTAG
- a CDS encoding H-NS family nucleoid-associated regulatory protein, protein MATLKALQDKIAKLQAQAEAIAKKESSAVFGKIRDLMEKHGLTPDDIAAHFRKPAAGRQSTAATKAATPRVAKYVDPKTGATWTGHGRAPAWIVNAKNRDTFLASTNGRPASVAKTKPKAGNYVRGPQTPKYRDPMSGETWSGRGRAPAWLAAAKDRTQYLIEKTVAAAKSESAPAKKATKKVAVKKAAAKKTASKTAAVKKASTAKQATKAATKPASTAKKSAPATKKTTAKKAPVRRVPAKQIAATKSSVVEAPTPVVEPNVSTEETSA, encoded by the coding sequence ATGGCTACGCTCAAAGCACTGCAAGACAAGATCGCCAAGCTCCAGGCGCAAGCCGAAGCGATCGCGAAGAAAGAGTCGTCGGCCGTCTTCGGAAAGATTCGTGATTTGATGGAGAAGCACGGTCTGACGCCGGACGATATCGCTGCCCATTTCCGTAAGCCGGCGGCGGGTCGCCAATCCACAGCCGCGACAAAAGCAGCAACGCCGCGCGTGGCCAAGTACGTCGATCCGAAGACCGGGGCGACGTGGACGGGGCACGGACGCGCGCCCGCCTGGATCGTCAATGCCAAGAATCGCGACACGTTTCTCGCCAGCACAAACGGTCGGCCGGCGTCAGTTGCTAAAACGAAGCCGAAAGCAGGCAACTACGTGCGCGGTCCGCAAACGCCGAAGTATCGAGATCCGATGAGCGGCGAGACATGGAGCGGTCGCGGTCGTGCGCCGGCCTGGTTGGCAGCGGCCAAGGATCGAACGCAATATCTGATCGAAAAGACGGTTGCGGCGGCAAAATCGGAGTCGGCGCCTGCCAAGAAAGCAACGAAGAAAGTTGCTGTGAAGAAGGCAGCGGCGAAAAAGACCGCATCCAAGACAGCGGCAGTGAAGAAAGCGTCGACCGCCAAGCAAGCGACGAAGGCAGCGACCAAACCAGCCTCGACTGCAAAGAAGTCCGCGCCGGCGACGAAAAAGACGACTGCTAAAAAAGCCCCCGTGAGACGTGTGCCGGCGAAGCAGATTGCGGCGACGAAATCGTCGGTAGTTGAAGCACCCACGCCCGTGGTCGAACCGAATGTATCGACCGAAGAAACTTCCGCGTAA
- a CDS encoding SDR family NAD(P)-dependent oxidoreductase gives MESKRVAFITGAAGAVGRAIAQRLANNGNQIVFADLDGRVCAALANEMGGGAIGVEVDITDDVSVRKAVAEVIERLGRIDILVNNAGVLVREDNCEMEEDVFDRIVNVNLKGPFLITRAIIPHMKSQKYGRLVAITSRNYLAGGMPAYGASKAGLQALTVSWARELGAYGITANAVAPGSIAVTPGLGLLKRTPEEQLHAARHSIARTPIQRLATREDVASAVAYFALEESGFVTGETLYVAGGAQLAPIATYPTDAK, from the coding sequence ATGGAATCCAAGCGAGTCGCCTTCATTACCGGCGCTGCGGGCGCAGTGGGCCGGGCCATTGCGCAACGGCTGGCGAACAATGGAAATCAAATCGTGTTCGCCGATTTAGACGGCCGAGTCTGTGCCGCTCTGGCCAACGAAATGGGAGGCGGCGCAATCGGCGTTGAGGTGGACATTACTGACGACGTCTCTGTTCGCAAAGCCGTGGCGGAAGTCATCGAACGCCTCGGTCGCATCGACATTCTCGTCAACAACGCAGGCGTTCTCGTTCGCGAAGACAACTGCGAGATGGAAGAAGACGTGTTCGACCGCATCGTCAACGTGAACCTCAAGGGACCTTTCCTGATTACCCGTGCGATCATCCCGCACATGAAGTCGCAAAAATATGGGCGGCTCGTCGCAATCACCTCGCGTAACTACCTTGCCGGTGGCATGCCTGCCTATGGCGCCAGCAAGGCAGGCTTGCAGGCATTGACAGTGTCCTGGGCGCGTGAGCTCGGCGCATACGGCATCACGGCCAACGCTGTTGCCCCTGGTTCCATTGCCGTCACGCCTGGGCTGGGCCTTCTTAAGCGCACCCCTGAGGAACAGCTTCATGCCGCACGGCATTCCATCGCCCGCACCCCGATTCAGCGTCTCGCGACGCGAGAAGACGTAGCTAGCGCTGTAGCCTATTTTGCGTTGGAAGAATCCGGGTTTGTCACGGGCGAGACGCTCTATGTCGCGGGCGGCGCTCAGCTTGCACCGATAGCCACCTACCCGACAGATGCAAAATAA
- a CDS encoding LysR family transcriptional regulator encodes MTADRFREFETFVCVVESGSFSAASRKLDCTPSAVSKLIDRMENRLGVRLLHRTSRSLALTQDGKNFHQAAIRALEAINDAEGSLMHADAPVSGLLRVHTTLNFAQQQLALLLPEFLEKNPALRLEFILHSDAVDLIAADIDLSLQVGPVTNPSLVAKRIATTRWLLCASPGYLRRAGVPKSPADLVNHNCLNFLPQTYRSVWPMGAQDDAGIRTSGITRYELTGNVASNSDNFLKVLACQGMGVARLAAFHVAPDLRAGTLRTILADWLPEDREPVFAVFQSRRNLNLRVKVFVKFLEERLAEAADWGLTESSADRLSIR; translated from the coding sequence ATGACCGCCGATCGTTTTCGGGAATTTGAGACATTCGTTTGCGTGGTTGAATCCGGCAGTTTCTCTGCTGCTTCACGCAAGCTGGACTGCACACCTTCGGCTGTGAGCAAACTCATCGATCGTATGGAGAATCGGCTTGGTGTCCGGCTTTTGCACCGCACTTCGCGATCGTTGGCTCTGACGCAGGACGGTAAAAACTTTCATCAGGCGGCAATTCGCGCGCTTGAAGCGATCAACGATGCCGAAGGTTCACTGATGCATGCCGATGCGCCGGTGAGTGGGCTTCTTCGTGTTCACACAACCCTCAACTTCGCGCAACAGCAACTTGCGTTGCTCCTGCCGGAATTTCTCGAAAAGAATCCCGCACTGCGCCTCGAATTCATACTTCATAGCGACGCGGTCGACCTAATTGCGGCCGACATTGACCTGTCCCTGCAGGTTGGACCCGTGACTAATCCCTCATTGGTCGCCAAACGTATCGCCACGACGCGCTGGCTCTTGTGCGCATCGCCGGGATATCTTCGAAGGGCCGGAGTGCCGAAGTCACCCGCTGATCTGGTAAACCATAACTGTCTTAACTTCCTGCCCCAGACCTACCGAAGCGTTTGGCCGATGGGAGCGCAGGATGATGCGGGAATCCGGACTTCAGGTATCACACGTTACGAGCTGACCGGCAACGTCGCGAGCAACTCCGACAATTTCCTGAAGGTGCTTGCTTGCCAAGGCATGGGCGTAGCACGTTTGGCAGCGTTTCACGTTGCGCCCGACCTACGCGCTGGAACGTTGCGCACGATCCTCGCAGACTGGCTACCGGAAGATCGCGAACCGGTGTTCGCAGTGTTTCAAAGCCGTCGCAATCTGAACTTGCGGGTCAAAGTCTTCGTGAAGTTTCTTGAAGAGCGTCTCGCAGAGGCCGCGGACTGGGGGCTTACGGAGTCGAGCGCTGACCGACTAAGCATTCGATAA
- a CDS encoding porin, with the protein MHRIGRMAAATAFAAGILVGEHANATSSVTLYGVLDDSLLYVSNAGGHSNFQMSSGGRGSSKWGMLGSEDLGGGTQAIFRLENGFDTNTGKAGQNGALFGRYATVGLTNDRLGSIQLGRSYELLPLYLNPQAASITFGGGLATHAGDVDNVYGTYQLNNVIRYESPKIFGTTFGAIFSPGGRPGNFAKGRAYEVGFKGDQGGFSYAALYANINNPATTLWYASADPVSGSAFTNPLSNTVYAGYASAGNYQVYGTTLAYTFGNSMIATVLTNTRFGDVIRTASTPFAGTHFFRNAELSYTYQFTPAFNVGVGADYTKGDDAHYWQGNLGASYLLSKRTYVYAVVVAARANGIDSTGKPAGPDLLGQPGSTSPNEFATRIGLRHTF; encoded by the coding sequence ATGCATCGAATCGGCCGCATGGCCGCCGCCACTGCATTTGCGGCAGGAATACTCGTCGGAGAACACGCTAACGCCACCTCTTCCGTAACGCTTTACGGAGTGCTCGACGATAGCTTGTTGTATGTGTCCAATGCTGGAGGCCATTCCAATTTTCAAATGTCCAGCGGCGGGCGCGGTAGCTCGAAGTGGGGCATGCTCGGCAGTGAGGATCTGGGCGGCGGAACGCAGGCCATCTTCAGGCTCGAGAACGGATTCGATACCAACACCGGCAAAGCCGGCCAGAACGGTGCGCTCTTTGGTCGATACGCAACGGTTGGCTTGACGAACGATCGGCTCGGCTCGATACAGTTGGGACGGTCCTACGAACTTCTTCCGCTATACCTCAATCCGCAAGCAGCGAGCATCACCTTCGGTGGCGGCCTTGCGACGCATGCGGGGGACGTCGACAACGTCTACGGAACCTATCAGCTAAACAACGTAATCCGGTACGAGTCCCCCAAGATTTTTGGCACGACGTTTGGCGCGATCTTTTCGCCAGGCGGAAGGCCGGGCAATTTTGCGAAGGGACGCGCCTACGAAGTCGGCTTCAAGGGTGACCAGGGCGGGTTTTCATATGCAGCTTTATACGCGAATATTAATAATCCAGCGACCACGCTCTGGTATGCCTCTGCAGATCCGGTTTCAGGAAGCGCGTTCACCAATCCACTAAGCAACACGGTCTACGCCGGCTACGCCTCGGCTGGCAACTATCAGGTCTACGGGACCACTCTAGCCTACACGTTCGGAAACTCGATGATTGCCACTGTGCTGACCAACACACGCTTTGGCGATGTGATCCGGACAGCCTCGACGCCTTTTGCCGGTACGCACTTCTTTCGCAACGCCGAACTGAGCTACACCTATCAGTTCACGCCCGCGTTTAATGTTGGCGTCGGTGCCGACTACACGAAGGGCGACGATGCCCACTACTGGCAAGGTAACCTTGGTGCGTCCTACCTTCTTTCCAAACGGACCTACGTGTACGCGGTGGTGGTTGCAGCGCGCGCGAATGGTATCGACTCAACAGGCAAACCAGCTGGTCCGGACCTTCTCGGCCAACCAGGTTCCACGTCACCAAATGAGTTCGCAACGCGCATCGGGCTTCGCCACACGTTCTGA
- a CDS encoding MFS transporter, whose amino-acid sequence MDRPLRSIRLGSVDVTDVIDRGSMSAVAWRVLALCLIAMLVDGFDIQVITYVAPVLTRDLGIERSLLGPVFSSGLVETTLGAFIFGSLGDRLGRKNVLCACMLVFALCSLGTITATGIKSLMIWRFVSGLGLGGLTPLTVAYVAEFCPGRYKVSAAMITTSGYAIGAAGGGLLASFMIPMFGWQSVFILGGVAPVLILVAIAVMLPQSIVDLARRGRSNLVAKAMTRIAPTILVDPAAPISLAEKASGFPVRRLFAEGRTPRTIVLWSMFFANILSLYFMVSWLPTIAHGSGIDLPDAVRAAAVMQVGSVLGTFSLAALVRKFDTFGMVGFGFGAGALALVLLAFAGSSITYFTTVAFFAGFFVIGTQTGANAVSAFAYPPSLRSTGVGWALGIGRTGAIIGPSLGGALMALGWPTRDLLLIAAGPALLAALCAFAISRMVAREAEVQGTATAQSAV is encoded by the coding sequence ATGGATCGACCACTACGATCAATACGACTCGGTTCCGTCGACGTAACGGATGTCATCGACCGTGGGTCGATGAGCGCTGTCGCATGGCGTGTGCTCGCACTTTGCCTAATCGCGATGCTCGTGGACGGCTTCGACATCCAGGTCATTACCTACGTCGCGCCGGTCCTGACCCGCGACTTGGGCATTGAGCGATCACTGCTTGGTCCAGTGTTCTCGAGCGGTCTGGTTGAAACCACGCTCGGCGCATTCATATTCGGCTCTCTCGGAGACCGGCTAGGGCGAAAAAACGTACTCTGTGCGTGCATGCTGGTTTTCGCACTCTGTTCGCTCGGGACAATCACTGCGACGGGAATCAAAAGCCTGATGATCTGGCGATTCGTGTCCGGTCTAGGTCTGGGCGGCTTGACTCCGTTGACCGTGGCCTATGTTGCTGAATTTTGCCCAGGGCGCTACAAAGTGTCGGCGGCCATGATCACGACGTCCGGTTACGCGATCGGCGCTGCGGGTGGAGGACTTTTAGCCTCGTTCATGATTCCCATGTTCGGCTGGCAATCCGTGTTCATACTCGGCGGCGTCGCACCGGTCCTTATCCTCGTCGCGATTGCCGTCATGTTGCCTCAGTCCATCGTCGATCTCGCCCGTCGAGGCCGCTCGAATCTGGTTGCAAAGGCGATGACTCGGATCGCACCGACGATCTTAGTCGATCCGGCCGCTCCAATCAGTCTGGCTGAAAAGGCATCTGGCTTCCCAGTGCGACGACTCTTTGCTGAAGGCCGGACGCCACGCACGATCGTCCTCTGGAGCATGTTCTTCGCCAATATTCTGTCGCTCTACTTCATGGTGTCGTGGCTTCCAACCATCGCACACGGCTCGGGCATAGATTTGCCGGATGCCGTTCGCGCAGCGGCGGTCATGCAGGTGGGAAGCGTCTTGGGAACATTCTCGCTTGCTGCGCTCGTCCGCAAGTTTGACACCTTTGGGATGGTCGGGTTTGGTTTCGGTGCGGGTGCTCTTGCGCTGGTGCTTTTGGCGTTCGCCGGCAGTTCCATCACCTACTTCACGACAGTTGCGTTCTTCGCTGGCTTCTTCGTGATCGGAACACAGACGGGGGCGAATGCCGTGAGCGCGTTCGCCTACCCTCCGAGCCTTCGGTCGACCGGAGTTGGCTGGGCCTTGGGAATTGGCCGCACTGGCGCGATCATTGGACCGTCGCTCGGTGGCGCCTTGATGGCATTAGGCTGGCCAACTCGCGATCTCCTGCTTATAGCCGCCGGTCCTGCCCTGCTTGCCGCACTCTGTGCCTTTGCGATCTCACGCATGGTCGCGCGGGAAGCCGAAGTCCAAGGCACGGCCACCGCACAGAGCGCTGTTTAA